In Agarivorans gilvus, one genomic interval encodes:
- a CDS encoding response regulator, whose protein sequence is MKFCTIQLLTVNSVVPVKLLLIDDDKELTELLGELLELEGFSCDICNDGLSGLSKLEQQAYDLVLLDVMMPGKNGFEVLKELRKDSQQPVLMLTAKGDEIDRVLGLELGADDYLGKPFSERELLARIRAILRRTQNASPSENNHTLIRHQDLSLSVSKQQAHCDGQELELTSTELLLLQQLLENPGQVLDKEQLNQKVLGKRLQAFDRSLDMHISNLRKKIPPRKDQLPRIKTLRGKGYMWLEW, encoded by the coding sequence ATGAAGTTTTGTACAATTCAACTATTAACAGTAAATAGTGTGGTACCAGTGAAACTCCTGCTAATTGATGACGACAAAGAGCTAACCGAATTGCTTGGCGAACTGCTAGAGCTAGAAGGCTTTAGCTGCGACATCTGTAACGATGGCCTAAGTGGCCTAAGCAAGCTAGAGCAACAAGCTTATGACTTAGTATTACTCGACGTAATGATGCCGGGTAAAAACGGCTTTGAAGTGCTAAAAGAGCTGCGCAAAGACAGCCAGCAACCGGTATTGATGCTAACTGCTAAGGGTGATGAAATCGACCGCGTACTAGGTTTAGAACTGGGCGCCGATGACTACCTAGGCAAACCTTTCAGTGAAAGAGAATTACTGGCGCGGATCCGAGCCATTTTACGCCGTACTCAAAACGCTAGCCCTAGTGAAAACAACCACACGCTAATTCGCCATCAAGACTTAAGCCTTTCGGTGAGCAAGCAACAAGCGCACTGCGACGGGCAAGAGCTTGAACTCACCAGTACCGAATTACTACTTCTACAGCAACTGCTAGAAAATCCCGGTCAGGTATTAGATAAAGAACAGCTCAACCAAAAGGTCTTAGGCAAACGCCTGCAAGCCTTTGACCGCAGCCTAGATATGCACATTAGCAATCTGCGCAAAAAAATCCCGCCACGCAAAGACCAGCTACCACGGATTAAAACCTTACGCGGCAAAGGCTACATGTGGTTAGAGTGGTAG
- the trmL gene encoding tRNA (uridine(34)/cytosine(34)/5-carboxymethylaminomethyluridine(34)-2'-O)-methyltransferase TrmL, with product MINIVLYEPEIPQNTGAIIRLAANSGCSLHLIEPLGFAWDDKKVKRAGLDYHEFAEVKRHANYQAFLDSEQPKRLLACTTKGSGFHSDFGFADGDYLMFGPETRGLPDQVLNEIDGQFRLRIPMLANSRSMNLSNAVSVFVYEAWRQLGYPDGV from the coding sequence ATGATCAACATCGTGCTCTACGAGCCAGAAATTCCGCAAAATACTGGCGCCATCATTCGTTTAGCGGCCAACAGTGGTTGTAGCCTGCACCTCATCGAACCCTTAGGTTTTGCGTGGGACGATAAAAAGGTAAAGCGCGCAGGCTTAGACTATCACGAGTTTGCAGAAGTGAAACGCCACGCCAACTATCAAGCCTTCTTAGACAGCGAGCAGCCCAAACGTCTGCTGGCTTGCACCACCAAGGGCAGCGGCTTTCATAGCGATTTCGGTTTTGCCGACGGCGACTATTTAATGTTTGGCCCAGAAACACGCGGCCTGCCAGATCAGGTACTCAATGAAATCGACGGCCAATTTCGCTTACGAATTCCTATGCTAGCCAATAGCCGCAGCATGAACCTATCCAATGCCGTCTCGGTATTTGTTTACGAAGCTTGGCGCCAGCTAGGCTACCCCGACGGCGTATAA
- a CDS encoding Spy/CpxP family protein refolding chaperone: MNKLIVSALFGSMVFAPLAMAAPGNGGKAGCMQGRGEFPQMQMMQELDLSDAQQAQVRDIMQQYRGKGAMKQQDQPKQQGQRGQAMYQQRMAIISSAKFDEAAAQALIAEQAERHQSMMVNHLHAQQQVYQILTPEQQQKYQQLHADRMEKHQRFMAKGQKKAQL, translated from the coding sequence ATGAACAAGTTAATCGTTAGCGCGCTATTCGGCAGCATGGTATTTGCCCCTCTAGCTATGGCCGCTCCTGGTAATGGCGGTAAAGCGGGTTGCATGCAAGGTCGTGGTGAATTTCCACAAATGCAAATGATGCAAGAGTTGGACTTAAGTGATGCCCAGCAAGCGCAGGTGAGAGACATCATGCAGCAGTACCGTGGTAAAGGTGCAATGAAGCAGCAAGACCAACCAAAGCAGCAAGGTCAGCGTGGGCAAGCAATGTACCAGCAACGCATGGCGATCATCAGTTCGGCTAAGTTTGACGAAGCGGCAGCACAAGCTCTAATCGCCGAACAAGCTGAGCGTCATCAAAGCATGATGGTGAATCATTTGCACGCTCAGCAACAGGTCTATCAAATACTGACTCCTGAGCAGCAGCAAAAATATCAGCAATTACATGCTGATAGAATGGAAAAACATCAGCGCTTCATGGCTAAAGGACAGAAAAAAGCTCAACTTTAG
- a CDS encoding DUF2909 domain-containing protein yields the protein MAIKILLAVLILFVFANMLFALRVMLKGGDKPMSYYLGRRLIFSCLVILLILAAMALGFIQPNPRPY from the coding sequence ATGGCCATAAAAATACTGCTCGCCGTGTTAATCCTATTTGTTTTTGCCAATATGTTGTTTGCGCTACGGGTGATGCTTAAAGGCGGCGACAAGCCAATGAGCTACTATCTGGGTCGCCGACTTATCTTTAGCTGTTTAGTGATTTTGCTGATCCTCGCTGCCATGGCTCTGGGCTTTATTCAACCCAACCCTCGCCCCTATTAA
- the dinF gene encoding MATE family efflux transporter DinF → MSASRFSAIAAIAVPMILSNITIPLLGLVDTAVIGHLEHAHYLAGVALGSMVIALVYWLCGFLRMSTTGLSAQAFGANDPQALIRTGVNSAGIAVLLGLALLLLQQPILHLAMALAGGSEPVQYYAAEYFSTRIWGAPAALLNLVVLGWLLGMQNARASMLLLMFSNSLNIGLDLLFVVGFDWKVQGVALATVVADYFGLLLGLYLARRQFLARFQQLPSLAQCWRGVSKLHLAALFSLNRDIFLRSLALQACFAFITFQGSRLGDNIVAANAVLLNFLMFVSFALDGLAYAVEALAGKAKGRNDRALFVDTIKRCLQLALVAGVSFSLIFGLLGEQLVALLTDIPLIRETADNYLAWMVVLPLVSVWCFILDGVFIATSEGRIMRNSMLLASFAGFFPLWWFTQSWGNHALWLAMTGFMALRGLSLGWVYWRALNQQRWFKAA, encoded by the coding sequence ATGTCTGCTTCCCGCTTTTCGGCGATTGCTGCTATCGCCGTGCCGATGATCCTATCCAATATTACCATTCCCCTATTGGGTCTAGTTGATACCGCAGTGATTGGCCACTTGGAGCATGCCCATTATTTAGCGGGCGTGGCACTGGGCTCGATGGTGATAGCCTTAGTCTACTGGTTATGTGGCTTTTTACGCATGTCTACCACGGGTTTGAGCGCCCAAGCCTTTGGTGCCAACGATCCGCAAGCCTTAATTCGCACCGGGGTTAATTCGGCCGGCATCGCTGTGCTGTTGGGCTTGGCGCTATTGTTGCTGCAACAACCGATTTTGCACTTAGCCATGGCCTTGGCTGGCGGCAGTGAGCCTGTGCAGTACTACGCTGCCGAGTATTTTTCGACGCGCATTTGGGGCGCTCCCGCGGCCTTACTTAATTTGGTGGTATTAGGCTGGTTACTGGGCATGCAAAATGCGCGGGCCTCGATGCTGTTATTAATGTTTAGCAATAGCCTGAATATTGGCCTCGACCTGTTGTTTGTGGTGGGTTTTGACTGGAAAGTGCAAGGAGTGGCGCTGGCCACGGTGGTGGCCGACTACTTCGGTTTGCTGCTCGGGCTGTATTTAGCGCGCCGTCAGTTTTTGGCGCGTTTTCAGCAGCTTCCCAGTTTGGCCCAGTGTTGGCGAGGAGTAAGCAAGTTGCATTTAGCGGCGCTGTTTAGCCTTAACCGCGATATTTTCTTACGCTCTCTGGCCTTGCAAGCCTGCTTTGCCTTTATTACTTTTCAGGGTTCGCGTTTGGGCGACAACATTGTGGCTGCCAATGCGGTGCTGCTTAATTTTTTGATGTTTGTTTCCTTTGCCTTGGATGGGCTGGCCTACGCGGTAGAAGCCTTGGCCGGTAAGGCTAAGGGCAGAAATGACCGCGCCTTATTTGTGGATACCATTAAGCGCTGCTTGCAGTTGGCGCTGGTGGCCGGAGTCAGTTTTAGTTTGATATTTGGTTTATTGGGCGAGCAGTTGGTGGCCTTGCTCACCGATATTCCGCTGATCCGCGAGACCGCCGATAATTATTTAGCTTGGATGGTGGTATTGCCCTTGGTATCGGTATGGTGCTTCATTTTGGACGGGGTCTTTATCGCTACTTCCGAAGGCCGAATTATGCGTAATTCGATGTTGCTGGCCAGCTTTGCTGGCTTCTTTCCGCTATGGTGGTTCACCCAAAGTTGGGGCAATCATGCGCTATGGTTAGCCATGACGGGCTTTATGGCCCTGCGTGGGCTGAGTTTAGGCTGGGTGTATTGGCGCGCCTTAAACCAACAGCGTTGGTTTAAGGCGGCTTAA
- the cyoE gene encoding heme o synthase: MAKLNTLNLPKSLRWRVNWRALYKLTKPKVVALIVLTSVVGACLATSGLPPWQALLLGNLGIALMAGGAAAFNHYIDSEADAAMARTHKRPLPSGAVANWQAVLWASLLSLAGFGLLYLWVNPLTAWLTAASLVGYAVIYTLWLKRATPQNIVIGGLAGAMPPLLGWTAVNNSVSAEPLLLVMLIFTWTPPHFWALAIARRDEYAKVNIPMLPVTHGIRFTKQLVLLYSLLLFVVAWLPFLVGMSGLLYLGLSCALNARFIWLAWRLYGGDNQRDAMRLFGYSIVYLMLLFVALLADHWLFALL, encoded by the coding sequence ATGGCAAAGTTGAACACGCTTAATCTGCCCAAGTCTCTACGCTGGCGAGTTAACTGGCGGGCGCTGTATAAGCTCACTAAACCCAAGGTGGTGGCGCTTATCGTATTAACCTCGGTGGTGGGTGCTTGTTTGGCCACCTCGGGTTTGCCTCCGTGGCAAGCCCTGCTCTTGGGCAATTTAGGTATTGCTTTGATGGCCGGCGGCGCGGCGGCCTTTAACCACTATATTGATAGCGAAGCCGATGCGGCGATGGCGCGAACCCATAAGCGGCCCTTACCCAGTGGCGCGGTGGCCAATTGGCAGGCGGTGCTATGGGCGTCGTTGTTATCGTTAGCGGGTTTTGGCTTGCTGTATCTTTGGGTTAACCCTTTAACGGCTTGGTTAACTGCGGCCAGTTTGGTGGGTTATGCGGTAATTTATACCCTGTGGCTAAAGCGGGCCACACCACAAAACATTGTGATTGGTGGTTTGGCGGGGGCGATGCCGCCCTTGCTGGGTTGGACGGCGGTAAATAACAGCGTATCGGCCGAGCCGCTGTTATTGGTGATGTTAATTTTCACTTGGACGCCACCACACTTTTGGGCCTTAGCGATTGCTCGTCGCGATGAGTACGCCAAGGTCAATATTCCAATGTTGCCGGTGACCCACGGGATCCGTTTTACCAAGCAGTTGGTTTTGCTGTATTCGCTATTACTGTTTGTGGTGGCGTGGTTGCCCTTCTTAGTGGGTATGAGTGGTTTGCTCTACTTAGGCTTAAGTTGTGCGCTGAATGCGCGCTTTATCTGGTTGGCTTGGCGACTTTATGGAGGGGATAATCAGCGCGATGCGATGCGTTTATTTGGCTATTCAATAGTGTATTTAATGCTGTTATTTGTTGCCTTGTTAGCCGACCACTGGTTGTTTGCGCTGTTGTAA
- the coxB gene encoding cytochrome c oxidase subunit II — translation MSFNLRPGVTAISEQVYDLHMTIFYICCVIGILVFSAMFWAIFHHRKSKGAVPAQFHESTKVEIIWTIIPFLILIGMAIPATKTLLAMEDPSDADLTIQVTGSQWKWHYKYFEHDLEFYSVLASDMEQVKGKLKKRDNYLLEVDHPLVLPVGKKVRFLMTSEDVIHSWWVPDFAVKKDANPGFINEAWTRIDKPGIYRGQCAELCGKDHGFMPIVVIAKPEDEYASWLAEQEAAYLAKQAAEQELVAMTMDQAELMELGEKVYLKSCAACHQPNGEGLPGVFPALKDSPIATGAVSQHIDVVVNGVPGTAMQAFGKQLGLKELAAVISYERNAWGNDTGDLVQAKDVVAVQNAAQ, via the coding sequence ATGTCATTTAATTTACGCCCGGGTGTAACTGCCATTAGTGAGCAGGTTTACGACCTTCACATGACGATTTTTTATATTTGCTGTGTGATTGGCATTTTGGTGTTTAGTGCCATGTTTTGGGCGATTTTCCATCATCGTAAATCGAAAGGCGCGGTGCCAGCCCAGTTTCACGAGAGTACTAAGGTCGAAATTATTTGGACCATTATTCCTTTCCTTATTTTGATTGGTATGGCGATACCCGCTACTAAAACCTTGCTAGCGATGGAAGACCCATCCGATGCCGATCTCACCATTCAAGTCACCGGCTCCCAGTGGAAGTGGCATTACAAGTACTTTGAGCACGACTTAGAGTTTTACAGTGTCTTGGCTTCAGACATGGAACAGGTGAAGGGCAAGCTAAAAAAACGCGACAACTATTTGCTGGAGGTGGACCACCCCTTGGTATTGCCGGTGGGTAAAAAGGTGCGCTTCTTAATGACCTCGGAAGACGTGATCCATTCTTGGTGGGTGCCGGATTTTGCGGTGAAAAAAGATGCCAACCCCGGCTTTATTAACGAGGCATGGACGCGTATCGACAAACCCGGCATTTACCGCGGTCAATGTGCCGAGTTATGCGGTAAGGACCATGGCTTCATGCCGATTGTGGTGATTGCCAAGCCTGAGGATGAATACGCTAGCTGGTTGGCCGAGCAAGAGGCGGCCTATCTGGCTAAACAAGCTGCCGAGCAAGAGCTGGTAGCCATGACCATGGACCAAGCTGAGCTAATGGAGCTGGGCGAAAAAGTGTATCTGAAATCTTGTGCGGCGTGTCACCAGCCTAACGGTGAAGGTTTACCGGGGGTATTTCCGGCCTTAAAAGACAGCCCAATTGCCACCGGGGCAGTGAGCCAACACATAGATGTGGTGGTGAATGGTGTACCGGGAACGGCGATGCAGGCCTTTGGCAAGCAGTTAGGTTTAAAAGAACTGGCTGCGGTGATTAGCTACGAGCGGAATGCTTGGGGCAATGATACCGGTGATTTAGTGCAGGCCAAGGATGTGGTGGCCGTGCAGAACGCAGCGCAGTAG
- a CDS encoding cytochrome c oxidase subunit 3, with translation MTQPYEKYYVPAQSIWPIVGAVGLFLIAMGAGLSVQQIDSEQSYGLWILSCGFVVIVSMMFGWFGNVIQESMDGLYSAQMDRSFRQGMSWFIFSEVMFFGAFFGALFYARMIAVPWLGGAGNNEMTGMVLWPEFEAVWPLVKTPAGTTTEAMGWYGLPLLNTLILVVSSITLHFAHVSLEKERRSTLKLWLAITLVLGFSFLFFQVEEYVHAYQEMGLRLDSGIYGNTFFLLTGFHGLHVTLGAVMLSIMFLRILKGHFSADKHFGFMASSWYWHFVDVVWLCLFVFVYVL, from the coding sequence ATGACGCAGCCTTATGAAAAATATTACGTACCCGCTCAAAGTATTTGGCCAATTGTGGGCGCAGTGGGTTTATTCCTTATCGCCATGGGCGCGGGTTTAAGCGTACAACAAATTGATAGTGAGCAAAGCTACGGCCTGTGGATTTTATCCTGCGGTTTCGTGGTGATAGTCAGCATGATGTTTGGCTGGTTTGGCAATGTGATCCAAGAAAGCATGGATGGCCTATACAGCGCGCAAATGGATCGTTCGTTTCGCCAAGGCATGAGCTGGTTCATTTTCTCTGAAGTGATGTTTTTTGGGGCCTTCTTTGGAGCACTGTTTTATGCACGGATGATCGCCGTGCCCTGGCTGGGCGGCGCAGGCAATAATGAAATGACGGGCATGGTGCTTTGGCCAGAGTTTGAAGCGGTGTGGCCCTTAGTAAAAACGCCCGCAGGCACTACCACCGAAGCCATGGGCTGGTACGGTTTGCCCTTACTGAATACGCTGATTTTGGTGGTTTCTTCGATTACTTTGCACTTTGCCCACGTGAGTTTGGAAAAGGAACGGCGCAGTACGCTTAAGTTGTGGCTAGCCATCACCCTGGTATTGGGCTTCTCCTTTCTGTTCTTTCAAGTGGAAGAATATGTACATGCCTATCAGGAAATGGGGCTGCGTTTAGATTCCGGTATTTATGGCAATACCTTCTTCTTGCTCACCGGCTTTCATGGCCTGCATGTGACGCTGGGAGCGGTGATGCTAAGCATTATGTTTTTGCGGATCTTGAAGGGGCACTTCAGTGCCGATAAGCACTTTGGCTTTATGGCTTCGAGTTGGTATTGGCACTTTGTAGACGTGGTGTGGCTATGTCTGTTTGTGTTTGTTTATGTGCTGTAG
- a CDS encoding cytochrome c oxidase assembly protein, translating to MAGHRRLVLRLLLVVVAMFGFGFALVPLYDVFCKVTGINGKTAKQASEASLGVDQQRSITVEFISYVPRALNWQFGPQQSHVTVHPGETLKVNFSASNLSGQRGTVQAVPSVSPGLAANHLQKVSCFCFEQQTLEPGQQQEMPLLFYVDPALPKDITTLTLAYTLFAVEEQPVDKNTATAQLSANGELSNDAAL from the coding sequence ATGGCTGGCCATCGTCGCTTGGTGCTAAGGCTGCTGCTGGTGGTGGTGGCCATGTTTGGCTTTGGTTTCGCCTTGGTGCCCTTGTACGACGTATTTTGCAAGGTCACCGGGATTAACGGCAAAACCGCCAAGCAAGCCAGCGAAGCCAGCCTTGGCGTAGACCAACAGCGTAGCATTACCGTGGAGTTTATTAGTTATGTGCCGCGCGCACTGAATTGGCAATTTGGCCCGCAGCAAAGCCATGTAACAGTGCACCCCGGCGAAACCCTAAAGGTTAACTTTAGTGCCAGCAATCTAAGCGGCCAGCGTGGCACCGTGCAGGCGGTGCCCTCGGTAAGCCCCGGTTTGGCGGCTAATCATTTGCAAAAGGTGAGCTGTTTCTGCTTCGAGCAGCAAACACTGGAGCCTGGTCAGCAGCAAGAGATGCCCTTGTTGTTTTACGTAGACCCAGCGTTACCCAAAGACATTACCACTTTAACCTTGGCTTATACCTTATTTGCTGTAGAGGAACAGCCAGTTGATAAGAACACAGCAACAGCACAGTTAAGTGCTAATGGAGAGCTGAGCAATGACGCAGCCTTATGA
- a CDS encoding ATP-binding protein, which yields MNRLVNNLFVKIFVSFWVILVITAYISISLAKLIKADDFKAPEWELNNLQEYAERIERNPEFFLNPLLRPHKRSRLGQAFIVDANGQVINQANLSRGMHRFILDHADPNNPRVSVDEEFLWVGPYPIKLKDQDYLLYIQRRPPPEQLHSIRKLGFSPWFLISVSLLLSLILCVLLTRHIVQPLKRLRSAANKVSLGYLDTQLPDIQRGDEIGQLSDSLQRMVDTLSQAICNQQRLLSDISHELRSPLTRLNMALALHKKRQEVTPEVARIERESQRLAEMINALLSLSRMQVNAKQQQTKFDDVIADLINNCEFEAEQLNKQFNADYPKQLSLVCYPQLLSSAIENVCRNALKYADSKVRLSAKVEDKQLVIVILDDGPGLADSELNSIFRPFYRCGEARDRDSGGVGLGLAIAESAVRQHGGSISAKNHSLKGLEVSLRLPLQ from the coding sequence ATGAATAGGCTAGTAAACAACCTCTTTGTTAAGATATTTGTCTCGTTCTGGGTGATCTTGGTCATCACTGCTTATATCTCAATTAGCCTGGCTAAGTTAATTAAGGCAGACGACTTTAAAGCCCCAGAGTGGGAGCTCAACAACCTGCAAGAATACGCCGAACGCATCGAACGTAATCCTGAGTTTTTTCTCAACCCCTTACTGCGCCCTCACAAACGTTCGCGTTTAGGCCAAGCTTTCATTGTCGATGCAAACGGCCAAGTGATCAATCAAGCCAATTTAAGCCGGGGCATGCACCGCTTTATTCTAGACCATGCCGATCCTAATAATCCGCGGGTGAGTGTTGATGAAGAGTTTCTGTGGGTCGGTCCCTATCCTATCAAACTCAAAGACCAAGACTACCTACTGTATATTCAGCGCCGCCCACCGCCGGAGCAATTACACTCTATTCGCAAGCTTGGCTTCTCGCCTTGGTTTCTTATTTCAGTATCACTGCTGCTCAGTTTAATATTGTGTGTGCTGCTGACACGGCATATCGTGCAGCCGCTAAAACGCTTGCGCTCGGCCGCCAATAAAGTCTCACTGGGTTACCTAGATACGCAATTGCCAGATATTCAACGCGGTGACGAGATAGGCCAATTGTCTGACAGCCTGCAACGCATGGTCGACACTCTCAGTCAGGCTATTTGCAATCAACAGCGCTTACTCAGTGATATTTCCCATGAGTTACGCTCTCCGCTCACTCGACTCAACATGGCCCTCGCCTTACACAAGAAACGCCAAGAAGTGACTCCTGAAGTGGCGCGAATTGAGCGCGAATCTCAGCGCTTGGCAGAAATGATCAATGCCTTGCTGTCGCTATCGCGCATGCAGGTCAACGCCAAGCAGCAGCAAACCAAGTTCGATGACGTAATCGCCGACCTGATCAACAACTGTGAATTTGAAGCCGAGCAACTCAATAAGCAATTTAACGCCGACTACCCGAAACAACTCAGTTTGGTGTGTTATCCGCAGTTACTCAGTTCGGCCATAGAAAATGTCTGCCGCAACGCCCTGAAATATGCCGACAGCAAAGTTAGGCTAAGCGCAAAAGTAGAAGATAAACAATTAGTCATAGTGATACTGGACGATGGTCCAGGCCTTGCCGACAGCGAGCTTAACAGTATTTTTCGCCCCTTCTACCGCTGCGGCGAAGCTCGCGATAGAGACAGCGGTGGCGTGGGTTTAGGCTTGGCTATTGCCGAATCGGCGGTGCGCCAACATGGCGGCAGCATTAGTGCTAAAAATCATTCGTTGAAAGGGCTAGAAGTCAGCCTGCGCTTACCACTACAATAG
- the ctaD gene encoding cytochrome c oxidase subunit I produces the protein MSTMSELHAEHEEHHHAPRGLMRWVLTTNHKDIGSMYLWFSFTMFIVGGAMAMVIRAELFQPGLQLVDPNFFNQMTTVHGLIMVFGAVMPAFTGLANWLIPMMIGAPDMALPRMNNWSFWILPFAFSMLLASLFMEGGGPNFGWTFYAPLSTKYSPDSTALFVFAIHIMGISSIMGAINVIVTIMNLRAPGMTYMKLPLFVWTWFITAFLLIAVMPVLAGAVTMVLTDKYFGTSFFDAAGGGDPVLFQHIFWFFGHPEVYIMILPSFGIISAIIPAFSRKKLFGYSSMVYATASIAGLSFLVWAHHMFTTGMPVQAELFFMYCTMLISVPTGVKVFNWVATMWRGSITFETPMLFAIAFIVLFTIGGFSGLMLAITPVDFQYHDTYFVVAHFHYVLVTGAVFSIMAAAYYWLPKWTGKMYDEGLGRLHFWCSLISVNVLFFPMHFLGLSGMPRRIPDYALQFADVNAIVSIGGFAFGLSQFIFLYMVIKCIRSGEPAPAKPWEGSEGLEWDALPSPAPYHSFSTPPEVK, from the coding sequence ATGAGCACGATGAGCGAGCTTCACGCAGAGCACGAAGAACACCACCATGCCCCACGCGGATTAATGCGCTGGGTACTCACTACTAACCATAAAGACATTGGTTCGATGTACTTATGGTTTAGTTTCACCATGTTTATTGTGGGCGGTGCAATGGCCATGGTCATTCGCGCCGAGCTATTTCAACCGGGTTTACAGTTAGTCGACCCCAACTTCTTTAACCAAATGACCACCGTGCACGGCTTAATCATGGTATTTGGTGCGGTGATGCCGGCCTTTACTGGCCTTGCCAACTGGTTAATTCCGATGATGATCGGCGCGCCCGATATGGCGCTACCACGCATGAATAACTGGAGCTTTTGGATCCTCCCCTTTGCCTTTAGCATGTTATTGGCCTCACTGTTTATGGAAGGTGGCGGCCCTAACTTCGGTTGGACTTTCTACGCTCCGCTATCCACCAAATACAGCCCAGACAGTACCGCTTTGTTTGTGTTTGCCATTCACATCATGGGTATAAGCTCGATCATGGGCGCAATTAATGTGATCGTGACCATTATGAACTTGCGGGCTCCCGGCATGACATACATGAAGTTGCCATTGTTTGTCTGGACTTGGTTTATCACTGCGTTTTTGTTAATTGCGGTAATGCCGGTATTGGCGGGGGCGGTGACCATGGTGCTCACCGACAAGTATTTTGGCACCTCGTTTTTTGATGCGGCGGGAGGGGGCGACCCGGTCTTGTTCCAGCATATTTTCTGGTTCTTTGGCCATCCCGAAGTGTACATCATGATCTTGCCGTCTTTTGGCATTATCTCGGCGATTATTCCGGCCTTTTCACGTAAGAAGCTGTTTGGTTATTCGTCGATGGTCTACGCCACCGCGTCGATTGCGGGCTTGAGCTTTTTAGTTTGGGCGCATCACATGTTTACTACCGGTATGCCGGTGCAGGCCGAGTTGTTTTTCATGTATTGCACCATGCTGATCTCGGTGCCCACGGGGGTGAAAGTGTTTAACTGGGTGGCCACCATGTGGCGCGGTTCGATTACCTTTGAAACGCCGATGTTGTTCGCCATTGCCTTCATCGTTCTGTTCACCATTGGCGGCTTCTCTGGCTTGATGCTGGCGATAACGCCGGTGGATTTTCAGTATCACGATACCTATTTTGTGGTGGCGCACTTCCACTATGTATTAGTCACCGGCGCGGTATTCTCGATTATGGCGGCCGCCTATTACTGGCTACCCAAGTGGACCGGCAAAATGTATGACGAAGGGCTAGGGCGCTTGCACTTCTGGTGCTCGCTAATTTCGGTGAATGTCTTGTTCTTCCCGATGCACTTCTTGGGCTTGAGTGGTATGCCGCGGCGTATTCCCGACTATGCGCTGCAATTTGCCGACGTGAATGCGATTGTGAGTATTGGCGGCTTCGCCTTTGGCCTATCGCAGTTCATCTTTTTGTACATGGTGATCAAGTGCATTCGCAGTGGTGAGCCTGCTCCGGCGAAGCCTTGGGAGGGCTCTGAAGGCTTAGAGTGGGATGCCTTGCCTTCGCCGGCACCTTATCACAGCTTCTCTACGCCGCCAGAGGTGAAATAA
- a CDS encoding SURF1 family protein — MAIAKTSQCIDRKPVSYRLWLFVLLMVALIALMVKLSLWQWQRAEQKQQLLEQYLQLSQQASSLQAALSEGPKAFQRVEVSQIQALNQLLWLDNQIQNGRVGYDVFTLAATPQGKVLVRLGWQPAPMSRGQLPEAPRTENLPQQYRLRQISHSLLLDKQHWLESLPQGLRVQQIDLAGLAAHWQVELLPFVLDSQLQFSSEQLVAMPPHKHQAYALQWLLMAIVASGLTIYFCWRSRNKESA; from the coding sequence ATGGCCATAGCGAAAACCTCACAATGTATTGATAGAAAGCCAGTTTCATACCGCTTATGGCTGTTTGTATTGTTAATGGTTGCCTTGATAGCGCTAATGGTCAAGCTTTCATTATGGCAATGGCAACGGGCTGAGCAAAAACAGCAATTGCTTGAGCAATATCTGCAGCTCTCGCAGCAAGCAAGCAGTTTACAGGCAGCCTTGAGCGAAGGACCCAAAGCCTTTCAACGAGTTGAGGTGAGCCAGATCCAAGCCTTAAACCAACTGCTGTGGCTAGACAATCAAATCCAAAACGGCCGAGTGGGTTACGACGTATTTACGCTGGCCGCTACCCCACAGGGGAAGGTCTTGGTGCGTTTAGGCTGGCAGCCCGCACCCATGTCTCGTGGGCAATTACCGGAAGCGCCGCGTACTGAAAATTTGCCGCAGCAGTACCGGCTTCGCCAAATCAGTCACAGCTTACTGCTAGATAAACAACATTGGTTAGAGAGCCTGCCGCAGGGCTTGCGGGTGCAGCAAATCGACCTTGCCGGTTTAGCCGCTCATTGGCAGGTAGAACTGTTACCCTTTGTTTTAGATAGCCAGTTGCAGTTTAGTTCCGAACAATTGGTAGCTATGCCGCCGCACAAGCATCAAGCCTATGCCTTGCAATGGTTATTGATGGCCATAGTAGCCAGCGGCTTAACCATTTATTTCTGTTGGCGTAGTCGCAATAAGGAGAGTGCATGA